From Hydra vulgaris chromosome 15, alternate assembly HydraT2T_AEP, one genomic window encodes:
- the LOC136072094 gene encoding probable RNA-binding protein 18, whose amino-acid sequence MGTSRKLWIGNIDKDVSQYQLLQLVKTCGVVKLFDFVYHTSGPLKGEPRGFCFIQFEKDAEANRALVKLNGLQLQKSCLKVDWARDNEQLEQSEQCVSSTVVLTAVERETQIKALERKLNSLAKSNDENVKRHPVLNRKEVLRQQDKRVKKKPYDR is encoded by the exons ATGGGAACAAGTCGAAAGTTGTGGATTGGAAACATTGATAAAGACGTCTCACA gtACCAACTTTTGCAATTGGTCAAGACTTGTGGAGTTGTCAAACTCTTTGATTTTGTTTATCACACTTCAGGTCCATTAAAAGGGGAACCCCgtggtttttgttttattcagtTTGAAAAAGATGCT gAAGCCAACCGTGCCTTGGTTAAGTTAAATGGTCTTCAATTGCAAAAGTCTTGTTTAAAAGTAGACTGGGCCAGAGATAATGAACAATTAGAACAAAGTGAACag tgcGTTTCATCTACCGTAGTTTTAACCGCTGTTGAAAG AGAAACACAAATCAAAGCTTTGGAAAGAAAGTTAAACAGTCTAGCTAAAAGTAACGATGAAAATGTTAAACGTCATCCGGTTCTCAATCGCAAAGAAGTTTTGCGTCAACAAGATAAAagggttaaaaaaaaaccctaCGATCGATAA